A region of Planococcus sp. MSAK28401 DNA encodes the following proteins:
- a CDS encoding MetQ/NlpA family ABC transporter substrate-binding protein, whose product MKKLVFGSFAAVLALSACGAEEENNSGASEGETSTLTVGASNVPHAEILEQAKPILEEQGIELDIQTYQDYILPNQDLESGDLDANYFQHTPYLESQIADHGYDFVSAGGIHIEPIGVYSQDYSSLEDLPQDATILMSNSVADHGRILAMLEAEGLITLEEGIDKTTAETSDIVENEKNLQFDTEYEAALLVQMYEAGEGDAVLINSNYAIDAGLSPMEDAIALESSDSPYANVIAVQAGDENNEDIQALVDVLTSQEIQDFILEEWNGSIVPVEQ is encoded by the coding sequence ATGAAAAAATTAGTATTTGGTTCATTTGCAGCAGTATTGGCATTATCCGCTTGCGGGGCAGAGGAAGAAAACAACAGCGGCGCATCAGAAGGAGAAACGAGCACATTGACAGTTGGGGCTTCGAACGTTCCGCATGCTGAAATCCTTGAACAGGCTAAACCGATTTTGGAGGAACAGGGCATCGAGTTGGATATTCAGACATACCAAGATTACATCTTGCCAAACCAAGACTTGGAATCAGGCGATTTGGATGCAAACTATTTCCAACATACGCCTTACCTGGAATCGCAAATTGCTGATCATGGCTATGACTTTGTAAGTGCTGGCGGCATTCACATCGAGCCGATCGGCGTTTATTCTCAAGACTACTCGTCTCTTGAAGATTTGCCGCAAGATGCGACAATCCTCATGAGTAATTCAGTCGCTGACCATGGCCGCATCCTGGCTATGCTCGAAGCGGAAGGTTTGATCACGTTGGAAGAAGGCATCGACAAGACGACGGCCGAAACTAGCGATATCGTAGAAAATGAGAAAAACCTGCAGTTTGATACAGAGTACGAAGCAGCTTTGCTTGTGCAAATGTATGAAGCGGGTGAAGGCGATGCGGTATTGATCAACTCGAACTATGCAATTGATGCTGGATTGAGCCCGATGGAAGATGCCATCGCTCTTGAAAGCTCAGATTCTCCGTACGCCAATGTCATTGCTGTTCAAGCGGGAGACGAAAATAACGAAGACATTCAAGCCTTGGTTGACGTATTGACGTCGCAAGAAATCCAAGACTTCATCTTGGAAGAATGGAACGGGTCAATCGTTCCAGTCGAACAATAA
- a CDS encoding methionine ABC transporter ATP-binding protein, translating into MIELKGLTKVFDTGKARLTAVDHVDLTVPVGEIFGIIGYSGAGKSTLIRLLNGLEKPSEGSVEINGQNITAISGPKLRKARQKVSMIFQHFNLLWSRTVRENIEFPLEIAGVGKEERRKRSAELIELVGLEGRESAYPAQLSGGQKQRVGIARALANDPEVLLCDEATSALDPQTTDAILELLVDINKRLGLTIVLITHEMHVIRKICHRVAVMEGGRVVELGEVLHVFQHPKETITKRFVAQVTETEDSAETVRHLREQYPEGQLVKLIFVGDQAEQPILTQLIREYKVEVNIVHGNISHTQRGAYGTLILQLKGTADEINKALAFLGAHDVQTEVMGNA; encoded by the coding sequence ATGATTGAGTTAAAAGGATTGACAAAAGTTTTTGATACTGGCAAAGCGCGCTTGACGGCTGTCGACCATGTCGACTTAACGGTGCCGGTCGGTGAAATTTTTGGCATTATCGGCTATAGCGGAGCGGGGAAAAGTACCTTGATCCGCCTGCTAAATGGTTTGGAAAAACCGAGCGAAGGCTCCGTTGAAATCAACGGCCAGAACATCACGGCGATTTCGGGGCCGAAACTCCGCAAAGCCCGCCAAAAGGTCAGCATGATTTTCCAGCATTTCAATTTGCTGTGGTCGCGGACCGTCCGCGAGAACATTGAATTCCCGCTTGAGATTGCAGGAGTCGGGAAAGAGGAGCGGCGCAAGCGTTCTGCAGAGCTGATCGAACTGGTTGGCCTCGAAGGACGCGAAAGCGCATATCCAGCCCAGCTTTCCGGCGGTCAGAAGCAGCGCGTCGGCATTGCCCGTGCGCTGGCGAATGACCCGGAAGTGCTTTTGTGCGATGAAGCGACATCGGCTCTTGATCCGCAAACGACCGATGCGATTTTGGAATTATTGGTCGACATTAACAAGCGCCTCGGCTTGACGATTGTTTTGATCACGCACGAAATGCACGTCATCCGCAAGATCTGCCATCGCGTGGCAGTGATGGAAGGCGGACGCGTCGTTGAACTTGGCGAAGTGCTGCATGTCTTCCAGCATCCGAAGGAAACGATCACGAAGCGCTTTGTTGCCCAAGTAACCGAGACGGAAGATTCAGCAGAGACCGTCCGCCATCTGCGCGAGCAATATCCGGAAGGGCAATTGGTCAAGTTGATATTCGTCGGGGACCAGGCAGAGCAGCCGATCCTGACTCAGCTGATCCGGGAATATAAAGTGGAAGTCAATATTGTCCACGGCAACATCTCCCATACCCAACGGGGTGCTTATGGAACGCTCATCCTTCAACTGAAGGGCACTGCAGATGAAATAAACAAAGCTTTAGCTTTCCTCGGTGCACATGATGTACAGACGGAGGTGATGGGCAATGCTTGA
- a CDS encoding toprim domain-containing protein gives MEKVIVVEGISDKTRIAPLIAEPVTILCTNGTVSATRLEEMLLPFEGQDIIILVDADASGDKLRKLIKREFPEARHFHVDRSYKEVATTPLRKLIDVLIAADVRVLNPVAGND, from the coding sequence ATGGAGAAAGTGATAGTGGTTGAAGGGATCAGCGACAAAACCCGGATAGCGCCATTGATTGCAGAACCCGTGACGATTCTTTGCACAAATGGTACAGTGAGTGCTACAAGACTCGAGGAAATGCTGCTGCCTTTTGAAGGGCAGGATATCATCATCCTGGTCGATGCGGACGCTTCAGGCGATAAATTGCGCAAGCTCATCAAGCGTGAGTTTCCGGAAGCCCGCCATTTCCATGTCGACCGAAGTTATAAAGAGGTGGCGACGACGCCGCTGCGGAAGCTGATCGATGTGCTCATCGCAGCAGATGTACGGGTCTTAAATCCAGTAGCAGGGAATGACTAG
- a CDS encoding methionine ABC transporter permease yields the protein MLETLFPNVDWADMWEATLETIYMTAMSTFFTFVIGLVLGIVLFLTAPNQLWANKIVNWLTGAFVNIFRSIPFIILIILLIPFTKFLIGSIRGPNAALPALIIGAAPFYARMVLIALKEIDKGVIEAARSMGATTWTIIRKVLLPESKPALISGITVTAIALVGYTAMAGIIGAGGLGTLAFLDGFQRSREDVTLMATIAILVIVFIVQFIGDYLTRKADKR from the coding sequence ATGCTTGAGACCTTATTCCCGAACGTAGATTGGGCGGATATGTGGGAAGCAACACTCGAAACCATTTATATGACGGCCATGTCCACGTTTTTCACATTTGTTATTGGTTTGGTCCTGGGGATCGTCTTATTCCTTACCGCACCGAACCAGTTATGGGCAAACAAAATCGTCAACTGGCTGACGGGTGCTTTCGTTAATATTTTCCGTTCGATTCCCTTCATTATTTTAATTATTTTGCTGATTCCGTTTACGAAATTTTTGATCGGCAGCATTCGCGGACCGAACGCTGCGCTTCCGGCATTGATCATCGGGGCAGCTCCTTTCTATGCCCGCATGGTGCTTATTGCGTTAAAGGAAATCGACAAAGGCGTCATCGAAGCTGCCCGGTCGATGGGAGCGACGACTTGGACGATCATTCGCAAAGTATTGCTTCCTGAATCCAAGCCGGCATTGATTTCTGGGATTACGGTGACAGCTATCGCATTGGTGGGCTACACCGCAATGGCTGGCATTATCGGCGCAGGAGGGCTAGGGACCCTTGCCTTCCTGGACGGTTTCCAAAGAAGCCGAGAAGACGTCACCTTGATGGCGACGATTGCGATTCTGGTCATTGTATTCATTGTCCAATTTATCGGTGATTACTTAACTAGAAAAGCAGACAAGCGTTAA
- the sufU gene encoding Fe-S cluster assembly sulfur transfer protein SufU encodes MSFNNLDQLYRQVIMDHYKTPRNKGALEQDSVNIEMNNPTCGDRIQLTLQVEDGIVKDAKFDGEGCSISMASASMMTQAVKGKDVDTALKLSEIFSDMMLGKEYDDSVDLGDIEALQGVSKFPARIKCATLAWKAMEKGVHDEEKS; translated from the coding sequence ATGTCTTTTAATAATTTAGATCAATTATATCGACAAGTAATCATGGACCATTACAAGACGCCCCGCAACAAGGGTGCGCTTGAACAGGACAGTGTCAATATCGAAATGAACAACCCGACTTGCGGCGACCGCATCCAATTAACGCTGCAAGTGGAAGATGGCATCGTCAAAGACGCCAAATTCGACGGGGAAGGCTGCTCGATTTCAATGGCATCTGCTTCTATGATGACGCAAGCCGTCAAAGGCAAAGATGTAGATACAGCATTGAAGCTGTCCGAGATTTTCTCGGACATGATGCTTGGCAAAGAGTACGACGATTCAGTGGACCTTGGGGATATTGAAGCATTACAAGGTGTATCCAAATTCCCGGCGCGTATCAAATGCGCGACCTTAGCGTGGAAAGCCATGGAAAAAGGTGTGCACGACGAAGAAAAATCGTAA
- the sufB gene encoding Fe-S cluster assembly protein SufB, whose amino-acid sequence MAKKMPEIGDYKYGFHDKDVSIFRSKRGLTEDIVREISKIKEEPEWMLESRLKALKLFYSMPMPQWGGDLNSLDFDEITYYVKPSEASQTSWDEVPEEIKRTFDKLGIPEAEQKYLAGVSAQYESEVVYHNMKADLEDMGIIFKDTDAALRENEDLFRENFQTVIPAADNKFSALNTAVWSGGSFIYVPPGIKVESPLQAYFRINSENMGQFERTMIIVDEGASVHYVEGCTAPVYTTNSLHSAVVEIIVKKDAYCRYTTIQNWANNVYNLVTKRAFVDANGTMEWIDGNIGSKLTMKYPAVFLKGEGARGMTLSIAIAGKGQHQDAGAKMIHLAPNTSSSIVSKSISKQGGKVSYRGIVHFGRKADGARSNIECDTLIMDNQSTSDTIPYNEIMNDNVSLEHEAKVSKVSEEQLFYLMSRGVSEQEATEMIVMGFIEPFTKELPMEYAVEMNRLIKFEMEGSIG is encoded by the coding sequence ATGGCGAAAAAAATGCCGGAAATCGGAGATTATAAATATGGGTTCCATGACAAGGATGTCTCCATCTTCAGATCCAAACGCGGTCTGACGGAAGACATTGTCAGAGAAATTTCGAAGATTAAAGAAGAACCGGAATGGATGCTCGAATCACGCTTGAAAGCGTTGAAACTATTCTATTCCATGCCAATGCCGCAATGGGGCGGAGATTTGAACTCGCTGGATTTTGACGAAATTACCTATTACGTCAAACCTTCTGAAGCGAGCCAGACTTCATGGGATGAAGTTCCTGAAGAAATCAAGCGTACGTTTGATAAACTGGGAATTCCTGAAGCTGAACAGAAATACCTCGCAGGTGTTTCTGCACAGTACGAATCCGAAGTTGTTTACCATAACATGAAAGCGGATCTTGAAGACATGGGCATCATCTTTAAAGATACGGATGCAGCGCTTCGTGAAAACGAAGACCTCTTCAGAGAAAACTTCCAGACAGTCATTCCAGCAGCAGACAATAAATTCTCTGCATTGAACACGGCTGTTTGGTCGGGTGGTTCGTTCATCTATGTACCGCCAGGCATCAAAGTGGAATCGCCGCTGCAAGCCTATTTCCGCATCAACTCGGAAAACATGGGCCAATTCGAGCGTACGATGATTATCGTCGACGAAGGCGCAAGCGTCCATTACGTAGAAGGCTGTACGGCACCAGTTTACACGACGAACTCGTTGCACTCAGCAGTAGTTGAAATCATCGTGAAAAAAGATGCTTATTGCCGCTATACAACGATCCAAAACTGGGCGAACAACGTATACAACCTGGTAACGAAACGTGCTTTCGTTGACGCGAACGGCACGATGGAATGGATCGACGGCAACATCGGTTCGAAATTGACAATGAAATATCCTGCAGTCTTCCTTAAAGGCGAAGGCGCACGCGGCATGACGTTGTCGATTGCGATCGCCGGCAAAGGCCAGCACCAGGATGCAGGCGCGAAAATGATCCACTTGGCGCCGAACACATCTTCATCAATCGTCTCAAAATCGATTTCGAAGCAAGGCGGGAAAGTTTCTTACCGCGGAATCGTGCATTTCGGCCGCAAAGCGGACGGCGCACGTTCGAACATCGAATGCGATACTTTGATTATGGACAATCAGTCAACATCCGATACAATTCCTTATAACGAGATCATGAACGACAACGTATCGCTTGAACACGAAGCGAAAGTGTCGAAAGTCTCCGAAGAGCAATTGTTCTATCTGATGAGCCGTGGCGTTTCTGAACAGGAAGCGACAGAAATGATCGTCATGGGCTTCATCGAGCCATTCACTAAAGAATTGCCGATGGAGTATGCAGTCGAAATGAACCGTCTTATCAAGTTCGAGATGGAAGGTTCGATCGGTTAA
- a CDS encoding cysteine desulfurase, with translation MNPEIKSYFPILNQEINGHPLVYLDSAATSQKPMPVIEALKEYYESDNSNVHRGVHTLGNRATEKYEGAREKVQQFINANSTQEIVFLRGTTTAINLVAQSYGRANVEEGDEIVITYMEHHSNIIPWQQLAKERGAVLKYIELEEDGTISLENVRAAITDRTKIVSMVYVSNVLGTMNPVKEVAKIAHEHGAVMMVDGAQAAPHLKIDVQDLDCDFFAFSGHKMVGPTGIGVLYGKKYLLEAMEPVEFGGEMIDFVGLYDSTWKELPWKFEGGTPIIAGAVGLAAAIDFLQEIGLDEIEKHEHHMAAIAMDKMSAIEGLEIYGPKDPAKRAGIVTFNLKEVHPHDVATVLDMSGIAVRAGHHCAQPLMKWLDVTATARASFYLYNDESDIDRLVEGLRSAKEYFSDVF, from the coding sequence ATGAATCCAGAGATCAAGAGCTATTTTCCGATACTCAACCAGGAAATCAATGGACATCCGCTCGTCTATTTAGACAGCGCGGCGACTTCCCAGAAGCCGATGCCAGTCATCGAAGCGCTGAAAGAATATTACGAGTCTGATAATTCCAATGTCCACCGCGGCGTTCACACGCTCGGCAACCGGGCGACAGAGAAATATGAAGGCGCCCGCGAGAAGGTGCAACAATTCATCAACGCGAATTCGACGCAGGAAATTGTCTTTCTCCGCGGCACGACGACCGCGATCAACTTGGTCGCGCAAAGCTATGGCCGTGCCAATGTAGAAGAAGGCGATGAAATCGTCATCACGTATATGGAGCATCACTCGAACATCATTCCTTGGCAGCAGCTCGCAAAAGAACGCGGCGCTGTCTTGAAATACATCGAGCTCGAAGAAGACGGCACCATCTCACTTGAAAATGTCCGTGCAGCCATCACCGACCGGACAAAAATCGTGTCGATGGTTTACGTATCCAACGTGCTTGGCACGATGAACCCGGTGAAGGAAGTGGCGAAAATCGCCCACGAACATGGCGCTGTCATGATGGTGGACGGAGCACAAGCTGCGCCTCACTTGAAAATCGATGTCCAGGACTTGGATTGCGACTTCTTCGCATTTTCCGGCCACAAAATGGTCGGCCCGACTGGCATCGGCGTCTTGTATGGCAAAAAGTATTTGCTAGAAGCCATGGAGCCTGTGGAGTTCGGTGGCGAGATGATCGACTTTGTCGGATTATACGATTCGACATGGAAAGAGTTGCCTTGGAAATTCGAAGGCGGCACACCGATCATTGCCGGGGCAGTCGGTTTGGCTGCGGCCATCGACTTCCTGCAGGAAATTGGATTGGATGAAATTGAAAAACATGAACACCATATGGCAGCCATCGCGATGGACAAGATGTCGGCTATTGAAGGGCTTGAGATTTACGGCCCGAAAGACCCGGCGAAACGTGCAGGAATCGTCACTTTCAATTTGAAAGAAGTCCATCCCCACGATGTAGCGACTGTGCTCGATATGAGCGGCATCGCTGTCCGCGCAGGCCATCACTGCGCACAGCCATTGATGAAATGGCTTGACGTGACAGCGACAGCACGCGCAAGCTTCTATCTTTATAATGACGAATCGGATATCGATCGCCTAGTGGAAGGTTTGCGTTCTGCAAAGGAGTATTTTAGCGATGTCTTTTAA
- a CDS encoding thioredoxin family protein has translation MNEWTHKEWLKEKNTQPVSAYYLYTPMCGTCQVASKMLGVVEELLPDLPMGKANLNYVQEVAELYEVESVPCLLISQNGKVTDKVYAFQSVPYLYEKLKTVDEYSQP, from the coding sequence ATGAATGAATGGACACATAAAGAATGGCTGAAGGAAAAAAACACACAGCCTGTTTCAGCTTATTATCTGTATACGCCGATGTGCGGCACGTGCCAAGTGGCCAGCAAGATGCTCGGCGTGGTGGAAGAGCTTTTGCCAGACCTTCCAATGGGCAAAGCCAATTTGAATTATGTACAGGAAGTGGCGGAGCTTTATGAAGTGGAAAGTGTGCCGTGCCTGTTGATTTCACAGAATGGCAAAGTGACAGACAAGGTTTATGCTTTCCAGTCGGTGCCGTATTTGTACGAGAAATTGAAAACGGTTGACGAATACAGCCAGCCATGA
- the sufC gene encoding Fe-S cluster assembly ATPase SufC, translating into MSTLVIKDLHVEIEGKQILKGVNITINTSEIHAIMGPNGTGKSTLASAIMGHPKYEVTQGTIELDGEDVLAMEVDERARAGLFLAMQYPSEISGVTNADFMRSAMNARREEGNEVSLMKFIRELDSKMETLAMDQDMAQRYLNEGFSGGEKKRNEILQMMMIKPTFAVLDEIDSGLDIDALKVVSDGINQMKGENFGCLIITHYQRLLNYITPDHVHVMMQGRVVKSGGPELAHKLEAEGYDWIKAELGIEDETVGQEA; encoded by the coding sequence ATGTCAACTTTGGTCATTAAAGATCTACACGTTGAAATCGAAGGAAAACAGATTTTAAAAGGTGTAAACATCACAATTAACACGAGCGAAATCCATGCCATCATGGGGCCGAACGGTACAGGGAAATCTACCTTGGCGTCAGCAATCATGGGGCATCCTAAATATGAAGTAACACAAGGCACGATCGAATTGGACGGAGAAGACGTATTGGCGATGGAAGTCGACGAGCGCGCACGCGCAGGACTCTTCCTGGCTATGCAGTACCCGAGCGAAATTTCAGGCGTCACAAATGCTGACTTCATGCGCTCTGCGATGAACGCACGCCGCGAAGAAGGCAACGAAGTTTCATTGATGAAATTCATCCGTGAACTTGACAGCAAAATGGAAACTCTTGCAATGGACCAGGACATGGCACAGCGCTACTTGAACGAAGGATTCTCCGGCGGCGAGAAGAAACGCAACGAAATCCTCCAAATGATGATGATCAAACCGACATTCGCTGTACTCGATGAAATTGACTCCGGTCTTGATATCGATGCATTGAAAGTCGTTTCTGACGGCATCAATCAAATGAAGGGCGAGAACTTCGGCTGCTTGATTATCACTCACTATCAGCGCCTGTTGAACTACATCACGCCAGATCACGTCCATGTTATGATGCAAGGCCGCGTCGTTAAATCCGGCGGACCTGAACTTGCGCATAAATTGGAAGCGGAAGGCTATGACTGGATCAAGGCAGAACTCGGCATCGAAGACGAGACTGTCGGACAAGAAGCATAA
- a CDS encoding DNA alkylation repair protein, producing MKKPWDTAALIARFEDNRNPELAAPMAAYMKHHFPFLGIQKPLRTALMKEQLSAYLLPEKAQLKSIVQALYAMPEREYHYAAIELLEKAKKELAQEDLPFLRLLIESNSWWDTVDAIAPKLAGHIVLLDRKTTAPILIEWAHAENLWTQRAAILHQLKFKQQTDREMLGSIISLHAESREFFIQKSIGWALREYAKTDPIWVLDFVSTHTLQPLSRREALKHMKK from the coding sequence ATGAAAAAACCATGGGACACAGCTGCCCTAATCGCACGCTTTGAAGACAATCGCAACCCGGAGCTTGCCGCTCCGATGGCCGCTTATATGAAACACCACTTCCCATTTTTAGGAATTCAGAAACCTCTGCGTACCGCGTTAATGAAAGAGCAGCTATCCGCCTATCTCCTCCCTGAAAAAGCACAATTGAAGTCCATCGTCCAAGCATTGTATGCAATGCCAGAACGCGAATATCATTACGCGGCCATTGAATTGCTGGAAAAAGCAAAAAAAGAATTGGCTCAGGAGGACCTACCGTTTTTGCGCCTGCTAATCGAATCCAATTCCTGGTGGGACACTGTCGATGCCATTGCCCCGAAACTCGCCGGTCATATTGTATTGCTCGACCGAAAAACTACTGCCCCGATCCTTATTGAGTGGGCACATGCAGAAAACTTATGGACCCAGCGAGCAGCCATCTTGCACCAGTTGAAATTCAAACAACAGACCGACAGGGAAATGCTCGGCTCTATCATCTCTCTACATGCCGAATCCCGCGAATTCTTCATTCAGAAATCCATCGGCTGGGCTTTGCGGGAATATGCAAAAACAGATCCCATTTGGGTCTTGGACTTCGTTTCTACCCATACGCTTCAGCCACTGAGCAGGCGGGAAGCTTTAAAACACATGAAAAAATAA
- a CDS encoding dicarboxylate/amino acid:cation symporter, producing the protein MKFQFGLLPRIVLAIVLGVLIGSVAPEELVRVFATFTGIFGGFLNFIVPLIILGFIAPGIAKLGKGSGKLLGLATAVAYLSTIVAGVLAFIVASSLLPNLMEGGSLSNLDDPENALASSFIALEIPQLFGVMSALILAFLLGIGMASTGSKTMASFFEEFQEIIEKVISYIIIPLLPFHIFGIFANMAYGGAVFEILSLFAVVFILIIVLHWVMLTGQYTTAGILRKSNPFALIRTMLPAYFTALGTQSSAATIPVTLRQARKTGVKERVADFTVPLFATIHLSGSTITLVTCAIGVILLTGDAPSFGNFFPFILMLGVTMIAAPGVPGGAVMAAIGLLEVMLGFDETMVALMIALYMAQDSFGTAANVTGDGALANIVDRFTPSQKV; encoded by the coding sequence ATGAAATTTCAATTCGGTTTGCTGCCGCGGATTGTGCTGGCCATTGTGCTTGGCGTACTCATCGGCTCTGTGGCGCCAGAGGAACTCGTCCGTGTATTTGCTACGTTCACAGGAATTTTCGGCGGGTTCTTGAATTTTATCGTGCCATTGATTATTCTCGGTTTTATTGCACCAGGCATTGCAAAGCTTGGAAAAGGTTCAGGGAAATTATTGGGGCTTGCGACTGCAGTTGCGTATTTATCGACCATTGTGGCAGGCGTCCTGGCATTTATCGTGGCTTCTTCCCTTTTGCCGAATTTGATGGAAGGCGGTTCATTGAGCAATTTGGATGATCCCGAAAATGCTCTCGCTTCCAGTTTCATTGCTTTGGAGATTCCTCAATTGTTCGGGGTCATGAGCGCCTTGATCTTGGCATTTCTGCTCGGAATCGGCATGGCTTCTACAGGAAGCAAGACAATGGCATCGTTTTTTGAGGAATTCCAAGAGATCATCGAAAAAGTTATTTCATACATCATAATCCCACTATTGCCTTTTCACATCTTCGGTATTTTTGCGAATATGGCATACGGCGGTGCAGTGTTTGAAATCCTTTCTCTCTTTGCGGTAGTTTTCATCCTGATCATCGTTTTGCACTGGGTCATGCTTACGGGCCAGTACACCACTGCGGGGATACTGAGAAAGAGCAATCCGTTCGCTTTGATCCGGACGATGCTGCCGGCTTACTTCACGGCGCTCGGGACACAGTCTTCAGCAGCTACCATCCCGGTCACTTTACGCCAAGCACGTAAAACAGGCGTGAAAGAACGTGTGGCGGACTTCACGGTCCCGTTGTTTGCAACGATTCATTTGTCAGGCAGTACCATTACGCTCGTCACTTGTGCGATCGGCGTAATTTTATTGACAGGGGATGCGCCATCATTCGGCAACTTCTTTCCATTCATCCTCATGCTTGGAGTGACGATGATCGCAGCTCCCGGCGTTCCGGGCGGCGCTGTCATGGCAGCCATCGGTTTGCTGGAAGTGATGCTCGGCTTCGACGAGACGATGGTCGCTTTGATGATCGCGTTGTACATGGCTCAGGACAGTTTTGGGACTGCAGCCAATGTGACGGGAGACGGCGCGCTCGCAAATATCGTCGACCGTTTCACTCCATCCCAAAAAGTATGA
- the sufD gene encoding Fe-S cluster assembly protein SufD, protein MTVETKLTMTEQDVRSFSASHSEPEEFTNLRVQALAAAEALPLPKPDKTKIINWNFTDFPVHTVESSTYGSLDELPEQVKSIVDTDQKNLYIQHNNTPAYISLDKNLQQQGVILTDIQTAIREHGDLVAKYFMTEAVKAEEHKLTALHAALLNGGMFLYVPKNLAIKNPVQAIFVHDNEEASLFNHALIVADKGSEVTYVENYISTVPKAKGQANIVSEVFAEDNASVTYGAVDVLAEGFTTYVNRRGVAQRDARIEWALGMMNDSDTISDNTTFLIGDNSVGDTKTVVVGRGAQKQNFTTQVIHWGKNSDGQILKHGVMKDSASAIFNGIGKIEHGATKANAEQESRVLMLSPKARGDANPILLIDEDDVTAGHAASVGRVDPLQLYYLMSRGITKQEAERLVIHGFLAPVVNVLPIEGVKKQLTEVIERKVR, encoded by the coding sequence GTGACGGTTGAAACAAAACTAACGATGACCGAGCAGGATGTACGCTCCTTCTCGGCTTCGCACTCAGAACCAGAAGAATTTACAAACTTGCGCGTACAGGCTTTGGCTGCTGCCGAAGCGTTGCCGCTCCCAAAACCCGATAAAACGAAAATCATCAACTGGAACTTCACGGACTTCCCGGTCCATACAGTAGAAAGCTCTACGTATGGGTCGTTGGATGAATTGCCGGAGCAGGTAAAGTCCATTGTTGATACGGATCAAAAAAATCTATACATCCAGCACAACAATACGCCGGCTTATATTTCCTTGGATAAAAATCTGCAGCAACAAGGCGTTATTTTGACAGATATCCAAACGGCGATCCGTGAGCACGGTGATTTGGTCGCTAAGTATTTCATGACAGAAGCGGTCAAAGCGGAAGAACATAAATTGACGGCTCTTCATGCAGCGCTTCTAAATGGCGGGATGTTCCTATACGTGCCGAAGAATCTTGCCATAAAGAATCCGGTGCAAGCGATCTTTGTACATGACAATGAGGAAGCTTCTCTGTTCAATCACGCATTGATTGTTGCCGATAAAGGCAGCGAAGTAACTTATGTGGAGAACTATATTTCCACAGTACCGAAAGCAAAAGGCCAAGCGAATATCGTTTCAGAAGTCTTTGCAGAAGACAATGCGTCTGTCACTTACGGCGCAGTGGACGTACTCGCTGAAGGATTCACGACTTATGTGAACCGCCGCGGAGTAGCTCAGCGCGATGCACGCATCGAATGGGCTCTCGGCATGATGAACGATAGCGATACCATTTCCGATAACACGACATTCCTAATCGGCGATAATTCAGTCGGCGATACGAAAACAGTAGTAGTTGGAAGAGGCGCGCAAAAGCAAAACTTCACGACACAAGTCATCCATTGGGGCAAAAACTCCGACGGCCAGATCTTGAAGCACGGCGTCATGAAAGATTCCGCTTCTGCTATCTTCAATGGCATCGGCAAAATCGAACATGGCGCGACTAAAGCCAACGCAGAACAGGAATCCCGTGTTCTGATGTTGAGCCCGAAAGCGCGCGGCGATGCAAACCCGATCCTCTTGATCGATGAAGATGATGTAACGGCAGGACATGCGGCATCAGTCGGACGCGTAGATCCGCTTCAATTGTATTATTTGATGAGCCGAGGCATTACAAAACAAGAAGCTGAACGTCTTGTTATTCACGGCTTCCTGGCACCGGTTGTAAACGTGTTGCCAATCGAAGGCGTTAAAAAGCAATTGACGGAGGTTATCGAAAGGAAAGTCCGCTAA